From a region of the Catalinimonas alkaloidigena genome:
- a CDS encoding dihydrolipoyl dehydrogenase family protein — translation MTTAYDLIVVGGGAAGLYLAISMQKFGFRVLLIEREASRIGGDCLNTGCVPSKSLLHIAHAVHAAKTASQFGLHVNGTLDYQKVAAYLDRTRHTIRQHENVDWLRAQGIAVVLGEASFVSRNAMEVNGTAYSAKRFVLATGSRAKPLQVPGIEHVKVYTNETLFSLQELPQRLLVVGGGAVAVEMSQAFRRLGATVTVVNQGKRLLEKDPPETAEVMQQRLEAEGIRCCHQSQVVAFPDPHTAVVKGPTGETEAISCEAVLVAIGRELNLEPLQLARGGIATEHGKIRLNAYLQTTNPRVFVSGDAAGQLQFTHAAELHGKLLLNNFFSPLKKKISYDNFSWVTYTDPQVATFGLPEAELQKRGVAYEKLVYDFAEFDRAVIEDYPWGKLVLFTSKSRYLFDNTTLLGGSIVAPVAGEMIQELITAKEAGLGTNTLFNKVYPYPSHSNATQQALTQRFLKGITPLIQKVMKGLY, via the coding sequence ATGACAACTGCATACGATCTGATTGTCGTGGGCGGAGGAGCCGCCGGCCTTTACCTGGCCATCTCCATGCAAAAGTTTGGTTTCCGAGTTCTACTCATCGAACGGGAAGCGTCTCGCATCGGAGGCGATTGCCTGAATACGGGGTGCGTCCCCAGCAAGTCGCTGCTTCACATCGCCCATGCCGTACACGCCGCAAAAACGGCCTCGCAATTCGGCTTGCACGTAAACGGCACGCTGGATTACCAGAAAGTCGCGGCCTACCTGGACCGCACACGCCACACCATCCGGCAACACGAAAACGTCGACTGGCTTCGGGCGCAAGGCATTGCGGTAGTATTGGGCGAAGCTTCGTTTGTGTCGCGCAACGCGATGGAAGTCAACGGCACGGCCTACTCGGCCAAACGCTTTGTGCTGGCTACCGGCTCGCGCGCCAAACCTTTACAAGTCCCTGGCATTGAACACGTAAAGGTCTACACCAACGAGACTTTATTTTCCTTACAGGAACTACCGCAACGTTTGCTGGTGGTGGGGGGTGGCGCTGTGGCCGTGGAAATGAGTCAGGCTTTCCGGCGACTGGGAGCAACGGTAACGGTGGTCAACCAAGGAAAACGCTTGCTAGAAAAAGATCCACCCGAAACCGCCGAAGTCATGCAACAACGCCTGGAAGCGGAAGGCATTCGATGCTGCCATCAAAGCCAAGTGGTTGCCTTTCCCGATCCGCACACGGCCGTTGTCAAAGGGCCAACGGGAGAAACCGAAGCAATTTCCTGCGAAGCGGTCCTGGTGGCCATCGGACGTGAATTAAATCTGGAGCCGCTTCAGTTAGCGCGGGGAGGCATCGCGACCGAGCACGGCAAGATTCGCCTGAATGCCTACTTGCAAACCACCAATCCGCGCGTTTTTGTCAGTGGCGACGCCGCGGGGCAGCTGCAATTCACCCATGCCGCCGAACTGCACGGCAAACTCCTGCTGAACAACTTTTTCTCGCCCCTAAAGAAGAAAATAAGCTACGATAACTTTTCGTGGGTTACGTACACCGATCCTCAGGTGGCCACGTTTGGGCTTCCCGAAGCGGAGTTGCAAAAGCGCGGGGTGGCCTACGAAAAACTTGTGTACGACTTTGCGGAATTCGACCGGGCGGTCATCGAAGATTACCCGTGGGGAAAGCTGGTGCTGTTTACCTCGAAGAGCCGTTATCTGTTCGACAACACTACTCTGCTGGGCGGTAGCATCGTGGCGCCGGTAGCGGGCGAAATGATTCAGGAACTGATCACTGCCAAAGAAGCGGGGCTCGGCACCAACACGCTTTTCAATAAAGTCTATCCGTATCCGAGTCACTCAAACGCGACGCAACAGGCGCTGACTCAGCGATTTCTGAAGGGCATCACGCCCCTTATTCAAAAAGTGATGAAGGGGTTGTATTAG
- a CDS encoding ATP-binding cassette domain-containing protein, which produces MSEEILQALTQLFGIITKQDGGVTEKERAYVIRFFQQQLNKDKVEEYVRLYDKYVGYGQSDAEEEEDAGGGTVVKVKKERKLTSVRDSVRTLALCKKINKTLAQKQKVIALIKLLELVNEDQNFTPQRKQIIDTVSEVFNISQQEYKLIEDFVLCQTGQYADHADLLVVDAHDHLAAAHVHHMHSTGLEGEIMVLKVASVDMYFLRYLGHSELTLNGFTVIPNQVYLFPHGSTLKAAKGEPLYYGDVVGHFVSDATFSNLSFNVDALEFRFPNGHVGLHDVNISEGPGKLIAIMGASGAGKTTLLNVLAGLETPSKGHVLINGIDLHKEKDKIQGMIGYVAQDDLLIEELTVFQNLYYNAKLCFKDLSEEELTKRVDQTLASLGLGHIKHLVVGNVLNKKISGGQRKRLNIALELIREPAVLFVDEPTSGLSSRDSENVIDLLKELSLKGKLIFVVIHQPSSDIYKMFDKIFIMDTGGYPIFYGHPVEAVSYFKRATHQIDADRGQCHTCGNVNPEQIFNIIEAHVVDEYGQFTNERKMTPTQWSNLYAEKFTTERRDDVRDALPQALSIPKRFKQFVVFTTRDLLSKVTNTQYLAINLLEAPLLAFLLAFIIRFQNSTDGTYVFRFNDNIPAFILMSVVVALFMGLTVSAEEIIRDRKIQRRESFLNLSRSSYLMSKVTILFLLSAIQTLTFVMIGNWILGIQGMHLSYWFILFTVSCFANMLGLNISASFNSAVTIYILIPLLLIPQLILSGAIFNFDKLNQWVSTKGKTPLIADMMASRWGFEALTVHQFNANRYQRMIAGIEKEESLSNYLTTYLIPELETRLKQVEEGLHGDAAQREEAEKNLRILQNELTHPALQEHFSALDLPKQLSPENFNEATAEQLRTSLAAAGEFHKLRFTKANEMKDGVLMTYENNPNRPYSLAELKNRYYNESLNELVRNATVKNRVVEWNDQLLRQTDPIYHEPTPDGLLDYRAHFYAPRKHLFGLSIDTFWFNALVIWLMTAALYLTLYHESFKKLIDRLGSLPVPKIKLPGLPLSKIQSAWSQLTQKINLKKA; this is translated from the coding sequence ATGAGTGAGGAAATACTACAGGCCCTAACCCAACTCTTTGGGATCATCACTAAACAGGATGGTGGGGTCACCGAAAAGGAACGAGCTTATGTCATCCGCTTTTTCCAGCAACAGCTCAACAAGGATAAAGTAGAGGAATACGTACGCCTCTATGACAAATACGTTGGCTACGGGCAATCGGACGCCGAAGAGGAAGAAGATGCCGGTGGAGGCACGGTCGTTAAGGTTAAGAAAGAGCGTAAGCTGACTTCCGTCCGCGATTCGGTCAGGACGCTGGCGCTCTGTAAGAAGATCAACAAGACTCTGGCGCAAAAGCAAAAGGTCATTGCGCTGATCAAATTGCTGGAGCTAGTAAACGAAGACCAAAACTTCACTCCCCAGCGCAAGCAGATCATCGATACGGTCTCGGAGGTCTTCAACATCTCACAGCAGGAGTACAAGCTGATCGAGGACTTTGTGCTCTGCCAAACCGGCCAGTATGCCGATCATGCCGACCTTTTGGTCGTCGACGCTCATGATCACCTCGCGGCAGCCCATGTGCACCACATGCACTCCACAGGGCTGGAAGGTGAGATTATGGTCCTGAAGGTAGCCAGCGTCGACATGTACTTCCTGCGGTACCTGGGCCACAGTGAACTAACACTGAACGGTTTCACGGTAATCCCCAATCAGGTGTACCTGTTTCCGCATGGCAGTACGCTCAAAGCTGCCAAGGGCGAGCCGCTTTACTACGGCGACGTAGTGGGGCACTTTGTAAGCGATGCAACCTTCTCGAACCTGTCGTTCAATGTAGATGCGCTGGAGTTCCGCTTCCCGAACGGGCACGTGGGGCTACACGACGTCAACATCTCGGAAGGCCCCGGCAAACTCATTGCCATCATGGGAGCCAGTGGTGCTGGCAAAACTACGCTACTGAATGTACTGGCGGGGCTGGAGACCCCTTCTAAAGGTCATGTGCTGATCAACGGCATCGACCTGCACAAGGAAAAAGACAAGATACAGGGCATGATCGGTTACGTGGCTCAGGACGATCTCCTGATCGAAGAGCTGACGGTCTTCCAGAACCTGTATTATAACGCTAAGCTTTGCTTCAAAGATCTTTCGGAAGAAGAGCTTACCAAACGCGTTGACCAGACGCTCGCCAGCCTGGGACTCGGGCATATCAAACACCTGGTGGTGGGGAATGTCCTGAACAAAAAGATCAGTGGAGGCCAGCGAAAGCGCCTCAACATTGCCCTGGAATTGATTCGCGAACCGGCGGTGCTTTTTGTCGATGAGCCGACATCGGGGCTGTCGTCACGCGATTCTGAGAATGTGATCGACCTCCTGAAAGAGCTTTCGCTCAAAGGCAAGCTCATCTTTGTGGTGATTCACCAGCCTTCGTCCGACATCTACAAGATGTTCGACAAGATCTTCATCATGGATACGGGAGGCTATCCGATTTTCTATGGCCATCCGGTCGAAGCAGTCAGCTACTTCAAGCGGGCGACGCATCAGATCGATGCTGACCGAGGCCAGTGCCATACCTGTGGGAACGTCAATCCAGAGCAGATATTCAACATCATTGAAGCACACGTTGTAGACGAATACGGACAGTTTACAAACGAGCGCAAGATGACGCCCACCCAGTGGAGCAATCTGTACGCAGAAAAGTTTACGACCGAGCGCCGCGACGATGTGCGTGATGCGTTGCCTCAGGCCCTGAGCATTCCCAAGCGTTTCAAGCAGTTCGTGGTGTTCACGACCCGGGATCTGCTCAGCAAGGTAACCAACACACAGTACCTCGCGATCAACCTACTGGAAGCCCCGCTCCTGGCTTTTCTGCTGGCGTTTATCATTCGCTTTCAGAATAGTACCGACGGAACGTACGTCTTTCGGTTTAACGATAACATTCCGGCGTTCATTCTGATGTCGGTCGTCGTGGCCTTGTTCATGGGGTTAACGGTATCGGCCGAAGAGATCATACGCGACCGGAAAATCCAACGGCGAGAATCGTTCCTGAATCTGAGTCGGTCGAGCTATCTGATGTCGAAAGTCACGATTCTGTTTCTGTTATCGGCCATTCAGACGCTGACTTTCGTGATGATTGGCAACTGGATCCTGGGGATTCAGGGCATGCACCTCTCCTACTGGTTCATCCTCTTTACGGTGTCGTGTTTTGCTAACATGCTGGGGCTGAACATTTCAGCCTCTTTCAACTCGGCCGTAACCATTTACATTCTTATTCCGCTCCTGCTTATCCCACAACTCATTTTGAGTGGTGCTATCTTTAACTTTGATAAGCTCAACCAGTGGGTTTCGACGAAAGGCAAAACACCTCTGATCGCGGACATGATGGCTTCTCGCTGGGGGTTTGAGGCATTAACGGTGCATCAGTTTAATGCCAACCGGTATCAACGCATGATTGCCGGAATCGAGAAAGAAGAAAGCCTCTCGAATTACCTGACTACCTACTTGATCCCAGAGCTGGAAACGCGCCTAAAGCAAGTTGAAGAGGGCTTACACGGCGATGCTGCACAACGCGAAGAAGCCGAGAAAAACCTCAGGATTCTGCAAAATGAATTGACGCATCCGGCCCTGCAAGAGCATTTCAGCGCACTCGATCTCCCAAAACAACTTAGTCCTGAAAACTTCAACGAAGCCACCGCCGAGCAACTGCGTACAAGCCTGGCTGCCGCTGGCGAGTTCCACAAGCTTCGGTTCACGAAAGCCAATGAGATGAAGGACGGCGTTCTGATGACCTATGAAAATAATCCGAATCGCCCCTACTCGTTGGCTGAGCTTAAAAATCGCTATTACAACGAAAGCCTGAATGAGCTGGTGCGCAATGCAACGGTTAAAAACCGGGTGGTTGAGTGGAACGATCAGCTACTACGTCAAACCGATCCGATTTACCACGAACCGACGCCCGATGGGCTGCTCGATTACCGAGCGCACTTCTATGCCCCTCGTAAGCATCTGTTTGGGCTTTCGATCGATACGTTCTGGTTTAATGCCTTGGTAATCTGGCTGATGACTGCTGCGCTGTACCTCACACTGTATCACGAGAGCTTCAAGAAACTGATCGACCGGCTGGGCAGTCTTCCTGTCCCCAAAATTAAGCTGCCGGGTTTACCGCTCTCAAAAATTCAGTCGGCGTGGTCGCAACTGACACAAAAAATCAACTTAAAGAAAGCATAA
- a CDS encoding alpha/beta hydrolase yields the protein MQTHHLAVTKTARYTTLGSLSDQTQEVWFVCHGYGQLAPYFIRHFQALDDGTRFIVAPEALSRFYLEGVSGRVGATWMTREDRLHDIQDYTQYLTSLYKHLLEGLSVSTRITLLGFSQGAATACRWVATGQVHVDRLILWAGQFPPDIDMMPAPEALEGKELVLVTGRTDAYITPEVLQEQHALLERRGLPYRHIWFSGGHTIDADTLCTLV from the coding sequence ATGCAGACTCACCATTTGGCGGTCACCAAAACCGCACGCTATACCACGTTAGGTTCCTTGTCCGATCAAACCCAGGAGGTTTGGTTTGTATGCCACGGGTACGGACAACTCGCCCCCTACTTTATCCGGCATTTTCAAGCCCTTGACGATGGAACGCGCTTTATCGTAGCGCCTGAAGCCTTATCACGATTTTACCTGGAAGGCGTTTCGGGTCGCGTAGGTGCAACCTGGATGACCCGGGAAGACCGCCTGCACGACATCCAGGATTATACCCAGTACCTCACGTCTCTGTACAAGCACCTTCTCGAAGGACTTTCCGTTTCGACACGCATCACCCTGCTGGGATTCTCGCAGGGAGCGGCAACCGCGTGTCGGTGGGTAGCCACCGGCCAAGTTCACGTCGACCGGCTTATTTTATGGGCAGGCCAGTTTCCTCCCGACATTGACATGATGCCCGCCCCCGAGGCGCTAGAGGGCAAAGAGCTTGTTTTGGTGACCGGCCGAACCGATGCGTACATTACGCCGGAGGTGCTTCAAGAGCAACATGCGCTTTTGGAAAGACGCGGGTTGCCTTACCGCCACATCTGGTTTTCGGGTGGCCATACCATCGATGCTGACACGCTTTGCACCCTTGTTTAG
- a CDS encoding PAS domain S-box protein, which translates to MFKKVSIGTKVTLLVVVLIVAAVLAVSFFAFRFTRQTTLQAAQRNLEVIADVKAQRLNAMLTGTSSNLEFIQEIPLIQHYFAQALQPADTLEEALPDLTSKFDSIIRPLRKRYGFDAVYLISPEGHYVYDSEGTNEQGSAFLDPDGQTLEQASKETYFSNIFQLGDQFCVIVASPLHNTDDETIGIIACRIDMTPIYTQLQDTLGLGNTGEVMLGKVFQNQIVVQNPLRHDPQAALRRSFANDAQASSAMQRAMLGEKGSVVEKDYRNRSVLAAWHYLPSTQWGLVVKMDTSEILAPMHGLQMAFLIAVAIAVLMATIVTSMLSRSITAPLHQLKQTLQLLGRGVLPNEVRKDSNDEIGEMAEQVSEMVKGLRRTADFAHQIGQGDFDADFEPMSGEDTLGLALIGMSTSLQEAEKRDDERNWIIRGEAEVGEILRRHTSIDALSDEIIAFVTKKIGAIQGAFYVLEQDPNDERTYIRMKASYAYNKKKYLQAQFKMGEGLVGQSCIECDTVLRTEIPNDYVTVTSGLIGEKRPECLLIVPLVTNEEVNGALEFAGLERFTPRQVKFVQEVSQIIARTLFNIQVNERTRQLLLDAQKMSEELQQQQEILQQNAEEMEATQEELKRTNTKLEHQIEEVNRTQKRMQTLLENASEVITIYEEDGTIRYVSPSIERILGYRAEEVIGLKDDQFVHEENQQVLSKMYTDLLEKPHESVTVQIQYKRKNGEFVWLEATGNNLLDDPAIQGLVINSRDITERRLAEREARMRGQMQALSENSPDLITRVNEEGTFFYINPIIETYTGHKPDYFLQKSLDGVEIEGTLKESWRRIISQVIEAQQNVADEIDFQSSMGERVMQVNAIPEYNEEQKMESILLVSHDITDRKLIELEIQNKNKKITESINYAKRIQNAILPDNDTIHEVFTESFILYKPRDVVSGDFPWFLQQGDDIYLAAVDCTGHGVPGALISLIGYFLLNDIATSGTFSPAEILDRLDEGVTRTLKQTGAEGDTRDGMDVALCRVNAKQGTIEYAGAHRPLYHLREGELTELKGDKFPIGGGQYKNRTNFTNHVIEYKAGDTVVFFSDGFPDQFGGPNQKKFSPRRIREILQTYNELSMQELHEIYDQEFEAWRGEDKQTDDVLMIGLRF; encoded by the coding sequence ATGTTCAAAAAAGTCTCCATAGGAACTAAAGTTACGCTTCTGGTCGTCGTGCTGATCGTCGCGGCGGTCCTGGCGGTTAGTTTCTTCGCGTTTCGCTTCACCCGTCAGACCACACTTCAGGCAGCGCAACGCAATCTGGAAGTTATCGCCGATGTTAAGGCGCAGCGCCTTAACGCTATGCTCACCGGCACGTCTTCTAACCTGGAATTTATTCAGGAGATTCCGCTGATTCAGCACTACTTCGCACAGGCCCTTCAGCCGGCGGATACACTTGAAGAAGCCCTTCCCGATCTGACCTCAAAGTTTGACTCGATCATTCGTCCGTTGCGCAAGCGCTATGGCTTCGACGCGGTCTATCTGATTTCGCCCGAAGGGCATTACGTCTACGACTCTGAAGGCACGAACGAACAAGGCAGTGCATTTCTAGATCCGGATGGTCAGACCCTGGAGCAAGCTTCGAAGGAAACCTATTTCAGCAACATCTTCCAGCTGGGAGACCAGTTCTGCGTCATTGTAGCCTCGCCACTGCACAATACAGATGACGAAACGATTGGCATCATTGCCTGCCGCATCGACATGACACCGATCTACACCCAGTTGCAGGATACCCTGGGACTCGGCAATACCGGTGAAGTGATGCTGGGCAAAGTGTTTCAGAACCAGATTGTGGTACAGAATCCGCTGCGGCACGATCCTCAGGCAGCCTTACGCAGAAGCTTTGCGAACGATGCACAGGCCTCCAGTGCCATGCAACGCGCTATGCTGGGTGAGAAAGGCAGTGTAGTAGAGAAAGATTACCGTAACCGGTCGGTGCTGGCCGCCTGGCACTACCTCCCTTCAACCCAATGGGGATTGGTGGTAAAAATGGATACCAGCGAGATTCTGGCTCCTATGCACGGTTTGCAAATGGCGTTTCTGATCGCCGTGGCCATCGCCGTGCTGATGGCGACCATCGTTACCAGCATGCTGTCTCGCTCCATCACCGCCCCACTGCATCAGTTGAAACAGACGCTTCAACTGCTTGGACGCGGAGTGCTACCCAACGAAGTACGTAAAGATTCCAATGACGAAATCGGTGAGATGGCCGAACAGGTCAGCGAAATGGTGAAAGGCCTGCGCCGCACGGCCGACTTCGCCCACCAGATTGGTCAGGGTGATTTTGACGCCGACTTTGAGCCGATGAGCGGTGAAGATACGCTGGGGTTAGCGCTAATTGGGATGAGCACCAGCTTGCAGGAAGCAGAAAAGCGCGATGACGAACGTAACTGGATTATCCGTGGAGAAGCCGAAGTAGGCGAAATTCTGCGGCGCCATACCAGCATCGACGCGCTGAGCGACGAAATCATTGCGTTCGTCACCAAGAAAATCGGAGCCATTCAAGGTGCTTTCTATGTCTTGGAGCAAGACCCGAACGACGAACGGACTTACATCCGCATGAAGGCGAGTTACGCCTACAACAAAAAGAAATACCTCCAGGCGCAGTTCAAGATGGGCGAAGGGTTGGTCGGCCAGTCGTGTATCGAATGCGACACAGTACTACGCACGGAAATTCCGAACGATTACGTCACGGTTACTTCGGGACTCATCGGCGAAAAACGCCCTGAGTGCCTGTTGATCGTACCACTTGTTACGAACGAAGAAGTAAACGGAGCCCTAGAATTTGCCGGACTGGAGCGGTTCACGCCACGCCAGGTCAAATTTGTCCAGGAGGTCAGCCAGATTATTGCGCGTACGTTGTTCAACATTCAGGTGAACGAACGCACACGTCAGCTTTTACTCGACGCTCAGAAGATGAGTGAAGAGCTGCAGCAACAGCAGGAAATTCTTCAGCAGAACGCGGAAGAAATGGAGGCTACGCAGGAAGAGCTGAAGCGGACCAATACTAAGCTCGAACATCAGATCGAGGAGGTTAACCGCACGCAGAAGCGTATGCAGACGCTGTTGGAAAACGCCTCGGAGGTGATCACCATCTACGAAGAAGACGGCACCATCCGCTACGTATCGCCTTCGATCGAGCGCATTCTGGGGTACCGCGCCGAGGAAGTAATCGGTCTGAAAGACGATCAATTCGTACACGAAGAAAACCAGCAGGTCTTGTCGAAGATGTACACCGACCTGCTTGAAAAACCACATGAGTCGGTAACGGTTCAGATCCAATACAAGCGCAAGAACGGCGAGTTCGTATGGCTGGAAGCAACCGGCAACAACTTGTTGGATGATCCGGCGATTCAAGGACTGGTGATTAACTCACGCGACATTACCGAGCGTCGTCTGGCCGAACGCGAAGCACGGATGCGGGGGCAAATGCAAGCCCTTTCGGAGAACTCGCCTGACCTGATCACCCGTGTCAACGAAGAGGGTACGTTCTTCTACATCAACCCCATTATCGAGACGTATACGGGACACAAGCCGGACTACTTCCTACAGAAGTCCCTCGACGGCGTCGAAATCGAAGGAACCCTGAAAGAGTCGTGGCGCCGCATCATCAGCCAGGTGATCGAAGCACAACAAAATGTTGCTGACGAAATCGACTTCCAGTCCAGCATGGGCGAGCGGGTGATGCAGGTCAATGCCATCCCGGAATACAACGAAGAGCAGAAAATGGAATCGATTCTGTTGGTGTCGCACGACATCACAGACCGAAAACTGATCGAACTCGAAATCCAGAACAAAAACAAAAAGATTACCGAGTCGATCAACTACGCCAAGCGCATCCAGAATGCCATTCTGCCCGACAACGATACGATTCACGAAGTATTTACCGAGTCGTTCATCCTCTACAAGCCGCGTGACGTGGTGAGCGGTGACTTCCCGTGGTTCCTTCAGCAGGGCGACGACATTTATCTGGCCGCGGTCGACTGTACAGGGCACGGCGTTCCGGGGGCGTTGATTTCCTTGATCGGCTACTTCCTGTTGAACGACATCGCAACCAGCGGCACGTTCTCGCCGGCCGAGATTCTGGACCGACTCGACGAAGGAGTAACCAGAACCCTGAAACAAACAGGAGCCGAAGGCGATACGCGCGATGGCATGGACGTAGCCCTGTGTCGTGTAAATGCAAAACAGGGTACCATTGAATACGCTGGTGCACACCGACCGCTCTATCACCTGCGCGAGGGAGAGCTGACTGAGTTGAAAGGCGACAAATTCCCGATTGGTGGAGGGCAGTATAAGAACCGCACCAACTTTACGAATCACGTCATCGAATACAAGGCCGGCGACACGGTGGTGTTCTTCTCCGATGGCTTCCCTGACCAGTTTGGCGGGCCTAATCAGAAGAAGTTCTCGCCACGACGCATTCGCGAGATTTTGCAAACGTACAACGAACTGTCCATGCAAGAGCTGCACGAGATCTACGACCAGGAATTTGAGGCTTGGCGTGGTGAAGACAAACAGACAGATGACGTACTAATGATTGGCTTACGCTTCTAA
- a CDS encoding SiaB family protein kinase has protein sequence METQTLSQPLSMRYIFDLHRTMVAKSLILAYEGEFTQEITKSVLSMAERNLDSLGEESNIKRKVFNVMVECLQNIAKHSDEFPETTLRNSAIFMIGKEEGDYIISTGNPIQKDKVDFLRSKLDEINSLDKDGLKALYKEIIKNGELSDKGGAGLGFVDMARKSGNKLEFGFEPIDSHTDFFMLQTRISRG, from the coding sequence ATGGAAACACAAACCTTAAGCCAACCCCTATCCATGCGGTATATCTTTGACCTGCATCGGACAATGGTTGCCAAAAGTCTGATTCTTGCTTACGAGGGAGAATTCACCCAGGAAATCACGAAGTCGGTGTTGTCGATGGCTGAGCGGAATCTGGATTCGCTTGGTGAAGAATCGAACATCAAGCGGAAGGTTTTCAACGTGATGGTGGAATGTCTGCAGAACATTGCCAAACACAGCGACGAATTTCCGGAGACCACCCTACGCAACTCGGCGATCTTCATGATCGGCAAAGAGGAAGGGGATTACATCATTTCGACCGGCAACCCGATTCAAAAAGATAAGGTTGACTTTCTGCGTAGCAAGCTGGATGAAATCAATAGCCTGGACAAAGACGGCCTCAAAGCCCTTTACAAGGAGATCATCAAAAACGGTGAGCTTTCCGACAAAGGCGGCGCCGGCCTGGGTTTTGTAGACATGGCACGGAAGTCTGGTAACAAGCTGGAATTTGGCTTTGAGCCGATCGACAGCCACACCGATTTCTTTATGCTGCAAACCCGCATTTCCCGGGGTTAA
- a CDS encoding DUF1987 domain-containing protein, which produces MEIISLEGTEDTPKIILDGKNGIYEISGRSLPEDSAEFYGPVLEWLDQYADAPNSATEFVFKLEYFNTASSKLILDILSKLEDIDNASVVWYYDEDDEDMQEAGEEFSELVEVPFEFKTF; this is translated from the coding sequence ATGGAAATCATTAGCCTGGAAGGCACGGAAGATACACCGAAAATTATCCTGGACGGTAAAAACGGTATTTATGAGATTTCAGGGCGCTCGCTACCCGAAGATTCGGCAGAGTTCTATGGCCCTGTTCTGGAATGGCTGGACCAATACGCCGATGCGCCCAATTCAGCCACGGAGTTTGTCTTCAAGCTGGAGTATTTCAACACTGCTTCGTCTAAGCTGATTCTCGATATCCTTTCGAAGCTGGAAGACATCGACAACGCCAGTGTGGTGTGGTATTACGATGAAGACGACGAGGACATGCAGGAAGCCGGTGAAGAGTTCTCTGAACTGGTAGAAGTACCCTTCGAATTCAAGACGTTTTAA
- a CDS encoding Crp/Fnr family transcriptional regulator: MPDNNEIWYFEDVNLYQVLCPHRVKRLREQHTYTHFQKNQFIYFPDEPSRYIFLIFQGRVKIGSYSEDGRELVKAILGKGEVFGELALTGEAYRSDYAMALDDDTVVCQLTIEEMHELMKENQPLSFAIFKLIGFRIRKLERKIEGLVFKDARTRIIDFLQEMASERGQKIGYETLIKTQFTHKDIANLTGTSRQTVTTVLNELKEKNVLTFDRRRILIRDLALLA, translated from the coding sequence ATGCCTGACAACAATGAAATCTGGTATTTTGAAGATGTAAACCTCTACCAGGTACTTTGCCCGCATCGGGTAAAGCGCCTGCGCGAGCAACACACGTACACTCATTTCCAGAAAAATCAGTTTATCTATTTTCCGGACGAACCCTCGCGCTACATCTTTCTGATCTTTCAGGGGCGGGTAAAAATCGGCAGCTATTCGGAAGACGGGCGCGAGTTGGTGAAAGCCATTCTGGGCAAAGGCGAGGTGTTTGGCGAACTGGCCCTGACCGGCGAGGCTTACCGCTCCGATTACGCCATGGCGCTCGACGACGACACCGTCGTCTGCCAGCTCACCATCGAGGAAATGCACGAACTGATGAAAGAAAATCAGCCGCTGAGTTTCGCCATCTTCAAGCTGATCGGCTTTCGGATTCGGAAGCTGGAGCGAAAAATCGAGGGGTTGGTTTTTAAAGACGCACGTACCCGGATTATCGACTTTTTGCAGGAAATGGCCAGCGAGCGGGGACAGAAAATCGGCTACGAAACGCTGATCAAGACGCAGTTTACGCATAAAGACATCGCCAACCTGACCGGTACTTCCCGCCAGACGGTCACGACGGTGTTGAACGAACTCAAGGAGAAGAACGTGTTGACCTTCGACCGGCGTAGGATTCTCATCCGTGACCTGGCGTTGCTGGCGTAG